In Streptomyces sp. SLBN-118, the following are encoded in one genomic region:
- the nhaA gene encoding Na+/H+ antiporter NhaA: MAAPTPTSRKFLGRLSLPERTFVADALRAETVGGVLLLVAAVTALIWANVPLGDSYETARDFHIGPSALGLDLSIEHWAADGLLAIFFFVAGIELKRELVAGELRDPKAAALPVIAAVCGMALPAVVYFVVTTVGGGSTGGWAVPTATDIAFALGVLAVIGTSLPSALRAFLLTLAVVDDLFAILIIAVFFTDDLNFAALGGAVVGLGVFWLLLHKGVRGWYVYVPLALVIWGLMYNSGIHATVAGVAMGLMLRCTRREGEEHSQGERIEHLVRPLSAGLAVPLFALFSAGVVVSGDLLTDVFTQPEPLGVVLGLVVGKTLGIFGGSWLAARFTRAELNEDLSWPDVFAVAALAGIGFTVSLLICELAFAGNPVLTEEVKGAVLMGSLIAAVFATILLKLRVRKYNALVEEEERDEDHDGIPDIYEQDKPEYHLRMAAIYEEKAAEHRRRAELAGASRKGGDGPA; the protein is encoded by the coding sequence GTGGCCGCGCCCACCCCCACCAGCCGCAAGTTCCTCGGACGTCTGTCTCTGCCCGAGCGAACCTTCGTCGCGGACGCGCTGCGGGCCGAGACCGTGGGTGGTGTCCTTCTTCTCGTTGCCGCGGTGACCGCGCTCATCTGGGCCAACGTCCCCCTGGGCGACAGCTATGAGACCGCACGCGACTTCCACATAGGCCCCTCCGCCCTCGGCCTCGATCTCTCGATCGAGCACTGGGCTGCCGACGGACTGCTCGCCATCTTCTTCTTCGTTGCCGGGATCGAGCTCAAACGCGAACTGGTGGCCGGTGAGCTGCGCGACCCGAAGGCCGCCGCGTTGCCCGTGATCGCCGCCGTCTGCGGAATGGCCCTGCCCGCGGTCGTCTACTTCGTCGTCACCACCGTCGGCGGCGGGTCCACCGGCGGCTGGGCCGTACCGACCGCCACCGACATCGCCTTCGCGCTCGGCGTCCTCGCCGTCATCGGCACCTCGCTGCCGTCCGCGCTGCGCGCGTTCCTGCTCACCCTCGCCGTCGTCGACGATCTCTTCGCGATCCTGATCATCGCCGTCTTCTTCACCGACGACCTGAACTTCGCGGCGCTGGGCGGTGCCGTCGTCGGCCTCGGAGTCTTCTGGCTCCTCCTGCACAAGGGCGTTCGCGGCTGGTACGTGTACGTCCCGCTGGCTCTCGTCATCTGGGGGCTGATGTACAACAGCGGCATCCACGCCACTGTCGCCGGTGTCGCCATGGGCCTGATGCTGCGCTGCACCAGGCGCGAGGGCGAGGAGCACTCTCAAGGCGAGCGCATCGAACACCTCGTGCGGCCGCTGTCCGCGGGACTCGCCGTACCGCTGTTCGCGCTCTTCTCCGCGGGAGTGGTCGTCTCCGGAGACCTGCTCACCGACGTCTTCACCCAGCCGGAGCCCCTCGGCGTCGTCCTCGGCCTGGTGGTCGGCAAGACCCTCGGCATTTTCGGCGGCTCCTGGCTCGCTGCCCGCTTCACCCGGGCCGAGCTCAATGAGGATCTGTCCTGGCCGGACGTCTTCGCGGTGGCCGCGCTCGCCGGAATCGGCTTCACCGTCTCTCTCCTCATCTGCGAACTGGCCTTCGCGGGCAACCCGGTACTCACCGAGGAGGTCAAGGGCGCCGTCCTCATGGGCTCCCTGATCGCCGCCGTGTTCGCCACGATTCTGCTCAAGCTGCGCGTACGGAAGTACAACGCGCTCGTCGAGGAGGAGGAGCGCGACGAGGACCACGACGGCATCCCCGACATCTATGAGCAGGACAAGCCGGAATACCACCTTCGGATGGCGGCGATCTACGAGGAGAAGGCCGCGGAGCACCGCCGTAGGGCCGAACTGGCGGGGGCGTCGCGCAAGGGCGGCGACGGTCCGGCATGA
- a CDS encoding phage holin family protein: MSDPGNTAANVVGAERSLGQLVASATAEMSALVHDEIALAKAELRQDVRRGAMGGAAFTVAGVFVLFSLPVLSFAAAYGIHNLGLGLAWSFLIVGGAYLLLAGLLALLAVAKFKKVKPPEKSIASAKQTAAVLQGVKPHPRPAQDKAAV; encoded by the coding sequence ATGAGCGACCCCGGCAACACCGCGGCGAACGTCGTCGGCGCCGAGCGCAGTCTCGGCCAACTGGTCGCTTCGGCGACCGCCGAGATGTCCGCGCTCGTGCACGACGAGATCGCCCTGGCCAAGGCGGAGCTGAGGCAGGACGTCAGGCGCGGCGCGATGGGCGGTGCGGCTTTCACCGTCGCGGGAGTGTTCGTGCTCTTCTCGCTGCCGGTGCTGAGCTTCGCGGCGGCGTACGGGATCCACAATCTGGGTCTTGGCCTCGCCTGGTCGTTCCTCATCGTGGGCGGGGCGTATTTGCTGCTCGCGGGGCTGCTCGCGCTACTGGCCGTGGCCAAGTTCAAAAAGGTCAAGCCGCCGGAGAAGTCCATCGCGTCGGCCAAACAGACGGCCGCCGTACTCCAGGGCGTCAAGCCGCACCCTCGCCCGGCGCAGGACAAGGCCGCGGTCTGA
- a CDS encoding alpha/beta fold hydrolase, whose translation MTAPDTGSGSPVRINGPWTHRDVAANGARFHIAEMGDGPLVLLLHGFPQFWWTWRHQLTALADAGFRAVAMDLRGVGGSDRTPRGYDPANLALDITGVVRSLGEPDAALVGHDLGGYLAWTAAVMRPKLVRRLAVSSMPHPRRWRSAMLSDVSQSRAGSYIWGFQRPWIPERQLVADDAALVGKLIQDWSGPQPPEENALDVYRRAMSIPSTAHCSIEPYRWMVRSLARPDGIQFNRRMKRPVRVPTLHLHGSLDPAMRTRSAAGSGEYVEAPYRWRLFDGLGHFPHEEDPAGFSKELIAWLNDPEPDR comes from the coding sequence ATGACGGCCCCTGATACCGGTTCTGGCAGCCCCGTACGCATCAATGGTCCGTGGACCCATCGCGACGTGGCGGCCAATGGTGCGCGTTTCCATATCGCCGAGATGGGCGATGGACCGCTGGTGTTGCTGCTGCACGGCTTTCCGCAGTTCTGGTGGACGTGGCGGCATCAGCTGACCGCGCTCGCCGACGCCGGGTTCCGTGCGGTTGCGATGGATTTGCGGGGCGTGGGCGGCAGCGACCGTACGCCCCGTGGCTACGACCCCGCGAACCTCGCGCTCGACATCACCGGCGTGGTCCGCTCGCTCGGCGAGCCGGACGCGGCGCTGGTGGGTCACGACCTCGGCGGCTATCTGGCATGGACCGCGGCGGTGATGCGCCCCAAGCTGGTGCGCCGGCTCGCGGTCTCCTCGATGCCGCATCCCCGGCGCTGGCGGTCGGCGATGCTCTCCGACGTCTCGCAGAGCCGGGCGGGCTCGTACATTTGGGGCTTCCAGCGGCCGTGGATTCCGGAGCGTCAGCTCGTGGCGGACGACGCGGCCTTGGTGGGCAAACTCATCCAGGACTGGTCAGGGCCGCAGCCGCCGGAAGAGAACGCGCTCGACGTGTACCGGCGGGCGATGAGCATCCCGTCGACGGCGCACTGCTCGATCGAGCCGTACCGGTGGATGGTGCGGTCGTTGGCCAGGCCGGACGGGATCCAGTTCAACCGCCGGATGAAGCGCCCGGTGCGGGTGCCGACGCTGCATCTGCACGGCTCGCTGGACCCGGCGATGCGGACCCGCAGCGCGGCGGGCTCGGGCGAGTACGTGGAAGCGCCGTACCGCTGGCGGCTGTTCGACGGCCTCGGCCACTTTCCGCACGAGGAGGATCCGGCCGGGTTCTCCAAGGAGCTCATCGCCTGGCTGAACGACCCCGAGCCCGACCGCTAG
- a CDS encoding MarP family serine protease, whose protein sequence is MNVLDILLLVAAVWFAIVGYRQGFVVGILSVIGFLGGGLVAVYLLPVLWGQLTNDSDVSTTAAVVAVVIVIVCASVGQAFTTHLGNKLRRYITWTPARALDATGGALVNVVAMLLVAWLIGSALAGTALPTLGKEVRSSKVLLGVSRVMPSQANTWFTDFSSVLAQNGFPQVFSPFSNEPITEVQAPDPALAGSPVAARAQRSIVKVVGTAQSCGKVLEGTGFVFSDRRVMTNAHVVGGVDEPTVQIGGQGKLYDAKVVLYDWQRDIAVLDVPDLKARPLQFADSDARSGNSAIVAGFPENGSYDVRSARVRGRINANGPDIYHRGTVRRDVYSLFTTVRQGNSGGPLLTPDGRVYGVIFARSLDDPDTGYALSVDEIREDISFGLTANQQVDSQGCAL, encoded by the coding sequence GTGAACGTGCTCGACATTCTGTTGCTGGTCGCCGCCGTGTGGTTCGCGATCGTCGGCTACCGACAGGGTTTCGTCGTCGGCATCCTCTCGGTGATCGGTTTCCTCGGTGGCGGGCTCGTCGCCGTGTATCTGCTGCCCGTGCTCTGGGGCCAGCTGACGAACGATTCCGACGTGTCCACGACAGCAGCGGTCGTGGCCGTCGTCATCGTGATCGTCTGCGCGTCGGTGGGGCAGGCTTTCACCACCCATCTCGGCAACAAACTCCGCCGGTACATCACCTGGACGCCCGCGCGCGCCCTGGACGCGACCGGGGGCGCGCTGGTCAACGTCGTGGCGATGCTGCTGGTCGCGTGGCTGATCGGTTCCGCACTCGCCGGGACCGCCCTGCCGACGCTCGGCAAGGAGGTCCGCAGCTCCAAGGTGCTGCTCGGGGTCTCCCGGGTGATGCCCAGTCAGGCCAACACCTGGTTCACCGACTTTTCCTCCGTCCTCGCGCAGAACGGCTTCCCTCAGGTCTTCAGCCCGTTCTCGAACGAGCCCATCACCGAGGTCCAGGCCCCCGACCCGGCGCTCGCGGGCAGCCCGGTGGCCGCCCGCGCCCAGCGGTCCATCGTCAAGGTCGTCGGCACGGCCCAGAGCTGCGGCAAGGTGCTCGAAGGCACCGGCTTCGTCTTCTCCGACCGCCGAGTGATGACCAACGCGCACGTCGTCGGCGGCGTCGACGAGCCGACCGTCCAGATCGGCGGTCAGGGCAAGCTGTACGACGCGAAGGTCGTGCTCTACGACTGGCAGCGCGACATCGCCGTACTGGACGTGCCCGACCTCAAGGCGCGGCCGCTCCAGTTTGCCGACTCCGACGCGCGCTCCGGCAACAGCGCGATCGTCGCGGGCTTCCCGGAGAACGGTTCGTACGACGTGCGCTCGGCCCGCGTCCGCGGCCGGATCAACGCCAACGGCCCCGACATCTACCACCGCGGCACGGTACGCCGTGACGTCTACTCGCTGTTCACGACAGTCCGTCAGGGCAACTCCGGCGGTCCGCTGCTCACGCCCGACGGCAGGGTGTACGGCGTGATCTTCGCCCGTTCGCTGGACGACCCGGACACCGGTTACGCGCTGTCGGTCGACGAGATCCGTGAGGACATCTCGTTCGGCCTGACCGCGAACCAGCAGGTCGACAGCCAGGGGTGCGCGCTGTAG
- a CDS encoding CoA pyrophosphatase: MMRAGEETYEQNYDQEVVVTTDGLPAWLDPVVRAADTVEPEQLSRFLPPESGRGRQSAVLILLGEGARGPELLLMERAGSLRSHPGQPSFPGGALDPEDGDPATTGPLRAALREAEEETGLDPAGVQIFGVLPKLYIPVSSFVVTPVLGWWRTPSAVGAVDPAETARVFTVPVADLTDPANRATAVHPSGHSGPAFMVEGALVWGFTAGVIDRILHFAGWERPWDRAKQVPLDWRS, encoded by the coding sequence ATGATGCGCGCAGGAGAAGAGACGTACGAGCAGAACTACGACCAAGAGGTGGTGGTCACCACCGACGGTCTGCCCGCCTGGCTCGACCCCGTCGTGCGCGCCGCGGACACGGTCGAGCCCGAGCAGCTCAGCCGTTTTCTGCCGCCCGAGAGCGGCCGCGGCCGGCAGTCCGCTGTCCTGATCCTGCTCGGCGAGGGCGCCAGGGGGCCCGAGCTGCTGCTCATGGAGCGCGCCGGGAGCCTGCGCTCACATCCCGGGCAGCCCTCCTTCCCCGGTGGCGCGCTCGATCCCGAGGACGGAGATCCGGCCACCACCGGGCCGCTGCGTGCCGCGCTGCGCGAGGCCGAGGAGGAGACCGGCCTCGACCCGGCGGGCGTCCAGATCTTCGGCGTGCTGCCCAAGCTCTACATCCCGGTGAGCAGTTTTGTCGTCACGCCCGTACTGGGATGGTGGCGCACCCCGAGCGCGGTCGGAGCGGTCGACCCCGCCGAGACCGCGCGGGTCTTCACTGTGCCCGTGGCGGATCTCACGGACCCGGCCAACCGTGCGACGGCCGTGCACCCGAGCGGGCACAGTGGTCCGGCCTTTATGGTCGAGGGGGCTCTGGTCTGGGGTTTCACCGCCGGTGTGATCGACCGCATTCTGCATTTCGCGGGATGGGAACGACCATGGGACCGCGCCAAGCAAGTCCCGCTCGACTGGCGCTCATGA
- the nth gene encoding endonuclease III, whose protein sequence is MSGKQNSAVGEQPSLGPKKSGKSPKSESRLAMVRRARRINRELAEVYPYAHPELDFTNPFELLVATVLSAQTTDLRVNQTTPALFAKYPTPEDLAAASPEEVEELIRPTGFFRAKTKAIMGLATAIRDDFGGKVPGRLGDLVKLPGVGRKTAFVVLGNAFGVPGITVDTHFQRLVRRWKLTEQDDPVKIEAEMAAIFPKSEWTMLSHRVIFHGRRMCHSRKPACGVCPIAHLCPAYGEGETDPQKAKKLLKYEKGGQPGQRLNPPPDYPGKPAPPLGAGG, encoded by the coding sequence GTGTCCGGAAAGCAGAATTCCGCTGTGGGCGAACAACCCTCGCTCGGCCCTAAGAAATCGGGCAAATCGCCTAAATCGGAATCACGGCTGGCCATGGTCCGCCGTGCGCGCCGGATCAATCGGGAGCTCGCCGAGGTCTACCCGTACGCCCACCCGGAGCTGGACTTCACCAACCCCTTCGAGCTGCTCGTCGCCACGGTCCTGTCCGCCCAGACGACGGACCTGCGGGTGAACCAGACCACTCCCGCGCTCTTCGCGAAGTACCCCACGCCCGAGGATCTCGCCGCCGCGAGTCCGGAAGAGGTCGAGGAGCTCATCCGCCCGACCGGGTTCTTCCGCGCCAAGACCAAGGCGATCATGGGCCTCGCGACCGCGATCCGCGACGACTTCGGCGGCAAGGTCCCCGGCCGCCTCGGCGACCTGGTGAAACTGCCGGGAGTGGGCCGCAAGACCGCGTTCGTGGTCCTCGGCAATGCGTTCGGAGTGCCCGGCATCACCGTCGACACCCACTTCCAGCGCCTGGTGCGCCGCTGGAAGCTGACCGAACAGGACGACCCGGTGAAGATCGAGGCGGAGATGGCCGCGATCTTCCCCAAGAGCGAGTGGACGATGCTCTCGCACCGGGTGATCTTCCACGGCCGCCGTATGTGCCACTCCCGCAAGCCCGCTTGCGGTGTCTGCCCGATCGCCCACCTCTGCCCGGCGTACGGAGAGGGAGAGACGGACCCCCAGAAGGCGAAGAAGCTGCTCAAGTACGAGAAGGGCGGCCAGCCCGGCCAGCGCCTGAACCCGCCGCCGGACTACCCGGGCAAGCCGGCTCCGCCTCTTGGGGCGGGCGGGTGA
- a CDS encoding Crp/Fnr family transcriptional regulator — protein sequence MDDVLRRAPLFAALDDEQAAELRASMSEVTLARGDALFHEGDPGDRLYVVTEGKVKLHRTSPDGRENMLAVLGPGELIGELSLFDPGPRTATATALTEVKLLGLGHGDLQPWLNARPEVATALLRAVARRLRKTNDQMSDLVFSDVPGRVARALLDLSRRFGVQSEEGIHVVHDLTQEELAQLVGASRETVNKALADFAQRGWLRLEARAVILLDVERLAKRSR from the coding sequence GTGGACGACGTTCTGCGGCGCGCCCCGCTCTTCGCGGCGCTCGATGACGAGCAGGCCGCGGAGCTCCGCGCCTCGATGAGTGAAGTGACGCTCGCCCGTGGCGACGCTCTCTTCCACGAGGGCGACCCCGGCGACCGCCTGTACGTGGTCACCGAAGGCAAGGTCAAGCTCCACCGCACGTCCCCCGACGGCCGCGAGAACATGCTCGCCGTCCTCGGCCCGGGCGAGCTCATCGGCGAGCTGTCCCTCTTCGACCCCGGTCCGCGGACCGCGACGGCCACCGCGCTGACCGAGGTGAAGCTCCTCGGTCTCGGGCACGGCGACCTGCAGCCCTGGCTGAACGCCCGGCCGGAGGTGGCCACCGCGCTCCTGCGCGCCGTCGCACGCCGGCTGCGTAAGACCAACGATCAGATGTCCGACCTGGTCTTCTCCGACGTACCGGGCCGGGTGGCCCGTGCGCTCCTCGACCTCTCGCGCCGTTTCGGCGTGCAGTCGGAGGAGGGCATTCACGTCGTCCACGACCTGACCCAGGAAGAGCTGGCCCAGCTGGTCGGCGCCTCCCGCGAGACCGTGAACAAGGCGCTGGCCGACTTCGCGCAGCGCGGCTGGCTGCGGCTGGAGGCGCGGGCCGTGATCCTGCTGGACGTGGAGCGCCTCGCCAAGCGTTCGCGCTAG
- a CDS encoding prohibitin family protein: MFVLFILLVIAAAVLFFVGRGSEKRGLKLGALGALLAGLFAGIASCVHIISAYEVGVPVTFGKVGSPMTAGMNITSPFTNVTTFSTRPVDLNLSDKDVVEVRSSQGGVMYAELTVKWAVTPAKAVELYRLAGSEDAIQQRLVFPDSREIVRNVFARHTSEEGYSSARETINSEIADRIKERLAPRGIDVTTVNLRNVKPSDRLQDQIDRKIQQQQATERATEAARTAKAEAERRRIEAEGIARANKILNNSLTDKVLTNQCIDAFKEAAAKHPVYAVPCGGGSGNPLIVDGTKN, encoded by the coding sequence GTGTTCGTGCTCTTCATCCTGCTCGTCATCGCGGCAGCCGTGCTGTTTTTCGTCGGCCGCGGCAGCGAGAAGCGCGGGCTCAAGCTCGGCGCACTCGGGGCGCTGCTCGCGGGCCTCTTCGCGGGGATCGCCAGCTGTGTGCACATCATCAGCGCCTATGAGGTGGGCGTCCCGGTCACCTTCGGCAAGGTCGGCTCGCCCATGACGGCGGGGATGAACATCACCTCGCCGTTCACCAACGTCACGACGTTCTCCACCCGCCCGGTGGACCTCAACCTCTCCGACAAGGACGTCGTCGAGGTGCGCTCCTCGCAGGGCGGTGTGATGTACGCGGAGCTCACTGTGAAATGGGCGGTGACGCCCGCCAAGGCCGTCGAGCTCTACCGGCTCGCGGGCAGCGAGGACGCGATTCAGCAGCGCCTGGTCTTCCCGGACAGCCGGGAGATCGTCCGTAACGTCTTCGCCCGCCACACCAGCGAAGAGGGCTACAGCTCCGCCCGCGAGACGATCAACAGCGAGATCGCCGACCGGATCAAGGAGCGGCTCGCTCCGCGCGGCATCGACGTCACCACCGTCAATCTGCGCAATGTGAAGCCGTCCGACCGGCTCCAGGACCAGATCGACCGGAAGATCCAGCAGCAGCAGGCGACCGAGCGGGCCACGGAAGCGGCACGCACCGCGAAGGCGGAGGCCGAGCGCCGGCGGATCGAGGCCGAGGGCATCGCCAGGGCCAACAAGATCCTTAACAACTCGCTCACCGACAAGGTGCTGACCAACCAGTGCATCGACGCCTTCAAGGAAGCGGCGGCGAAGCACCCGGTGTACGCGGTGCCGTGCGGCGGCGGCAGCGGCAACCCGCTGATCGTGGACGGCACGAAGAACTAG
- a CDS encoding MBL fold metallo-hydrolase translates to MTEAAALPGQPRGGVLSGPATARAVNVLAPNASPMTLDGTNTWIVSEPDSELAVVIDPGPLDDPHLQTVVATAEKAGKRVALTLLTHGHSDHAEGAARFAELTGTKVRALDPALRLGDEGLAAGQVIRVGGLEMRVVPTPGHTADSLCFHLPADRAVLTGDTILGRGTTLVAHPDGRLGDYLDSLRRLRSLTVDDGVHTVLPGHGPVLDDAQGAVEFYLAHRAHRLAQVETAVEDGHVTAAEVVAYVYADVDRSLWPAAELSVRAQLEYLREHGLI, encoded by the coding sequence ATGACCGAAGCAGCCGCGCTGCCCGGACAGCCGCGCGGGGGCGTGCTCTCGGGGCCCGCCACCGCACGCGCGGTGAACGTCCTCGCGCCCAACGCCTCTCCCATGACCCTCGACGGCACGAACACCTGGATCGTCTCCGAGCCCGACTCCGAGCTCGCCGTCGTCATCGACCCGGGCCCCCTCGACGATCCCCATCTGCAGACGGTCGTCGCGACCGCCGAGAAGGCCGGCAAGCGGGTCGCGCTGACCCTGCTCACCCACGGCCACTCCGACCACGCGGAGGGCGCCGCCCGGTTCGCGGAGCTGACGGGTACGAAGGTCCGGGCCCTCGACCCCGCGCTGCGGCTCGGCGACGAAGGGCTCGCGGCAGGCCAGGTCATCCGCGTCGGAGGCCTCGAGATGCGGGTCGTCCCGACGCCCGGCCACACCGCCGACTCCCTCTGCTTCCACCTTCCCGCCGACCGGGCCGTACTGACCGGCGACACGATCCTGGGGCGCGGCACGACGCTCGTCGCCCACCCGGACGGGCGGCTCGGCGACTACCTCGACTCCCTGCGCAGGCTGCGCTCCCTCACGGTCGACGACGGGGTGCACACTGTCCTGCCGGGCCACGGGCCCGTACTCGACGACGCACAGGGCGCGGTCGAGTTCTATCTGGCCCACCGGGCGCACCGCCTCGCACAGGTGGAGACGGCGGTCGAGGACGGGCATGTCACCGCGGCCGAGGTGGTGGCGTACGTGTACGCCGACGTGGACAGGTCGCTGTGGCCGGCGGCGGAGCTGTCGGTGCGGGCGCAGCTGGAGTATCTGCGCGAGCACGGCCTGATCTGA
- a CDS encoding NUDIX hydrolase, which yields MSNGQWYPPEWPDRIRALASGELTAVTPKRAATVMLLRDTVDGPAVHMLRRRASMAFAGGAYAYPGGGVDPRDHDHLVRWAGPSLRTWADRLGVDPASAQAIVCAAVRETYEEAGVLLAGMSPGTVVGDTTGDDWEADRRALVERELSFADFLDRRGLVLRSDLLGTWARWITPEFEPRRYDTWFFVAVLPEGQRTRNASTEADRTVWIRPAEGIAGYDKGDLLMMPPTVAMLRALEPYRAAADALAAAGEQDLNPVLARARLDDQGQLVLSWPGHDEFTKHIPTEGS from the coding sequence ATGTCCAATGGTCAGTGGTACCCGCCGGAGTGGCCGGACCGGATTCGCGCGCTCGCGAGCGGTGAGCTCACCGCCGTGACGCCGAAGCGGGCCGCGACCGTGATGCTGTTGCGCGACACCGTGGACGGCCCCGCCGTCCACATGCTGCGCCGACGCGCCTCCATGGCCTTCGCCGGAGGCGCGTACGCGTATCCCGGCGGCGGTGTCGACCCGCGCGACCACGACCATCTGGTGCGCTGGGCGGGTCCCTCGCTGCGGACATGGGCGGACCGGCTCGGCGTGGACCCGGCGTCCGCCCAGGCCATCGTGTGCGCGGCCGTGCGCGAGACATACGAGGAGGCGGGCGTTCTGCTCGCGGGGATGAGTCCCGGCACGGTCGTCGGCGACACGACCGGCGACGACTGGGAGGCGGACCGGCGGGCGCTGGTCGAGCGGGAGCTCTCCTTCGCTGACTTCCTGGACCGGCGCGGCCTGGTGCTGCGCTCGGACCTGCTCGGCACGTGGGCGCGGTGGATCACCCCCGAGTTCGAGCCGCGGCGCTACGACACCTGGTTCTTCGTGGCAGTTCTGCCCGAGGGCCAGCGGACGCGGAACGCGTCGACGGAGGCGGACCGTACGGTCTGGATCCGTCCTGCGGAAGGGATCGCGGGCTATGACAAGGGCGATCTGCTGATGATGCCGCCCACGGTCGCCATGCTGCGGGCGCTGGAGCCGTACCGGGCGGCCGCGGACGCGCTCGCCGCCGCCGGAGAGCAGGACCTGAATCCCGTACTGGCCCGGGCACGGCTGGACGACCAGGGGCAGCTCGTGCTGAGCTGGCCGGGCCACGACGAGTTCACCAAGCACATCCCGACGGAGGGTTCGTAA
- a CDS encoding PQQ-dependent sugar dehydrogenase — protein sequence MCFLPDDSGIYTERNTFNVHKLTKSGQKTLVGKVPNMIGTGGEGGLLGIEISPSFTTDHYLYFTHSASEGNRIVRMKYENNALSDYKILLQGMEKSRFHNGGRLRFGPDGKLYASMGDAQSGSRAQDKNSLNGKILRVNPYGTIPSDNPFGNAVWSLGHRNPQGLDFDSQGRLWQAEFGNSVMDEVNLIQRGGNYGWPNCEGTNGSCSGYIPPKKTWPTSSASPSGLTGINDYVFVATTVGERVYRLRIDANSNLVDQKTYFQGTYDRLRTVEVDHDGDIWLTTSTDRDGTAGNDRVLLIDIVYSGGNPQPGEFKLTSSAFNDNATIPAKYTCVGDGTAGQDPSPPPAWGAGSSGAKSYAVVFADVAGSGNKLHWAIWDIPAARPSLPEGLGSGFDVPGQGGAKQKAMGSGANAQKFFGPCPGGSTHPYTFTLYAVNATTVPGIGSGSSTAQIETAIKNASTANVKLRGNSNAGT from the coding sequence CTGTGCTTCCTGCCTGACGACTCCGGCATCTACACCGAGCGCAACACCTTCAACGTCCACAAGCTCACCAAGTCGGGCCAGAAGACGCTGGTCGGCAAGGTCCCGAACATGATCGGCACGGGTGGCGAGGGCGGTCTGCTCGGCATCGAGATCAGCCCGAGCTTCACTACGGACCACTATCTCTACTTCACCCACTCCGCGTCCGAGGGCAACCGCATCGTGCGGATGAAGTACGAGAACAACGCGCTCAGCGACTACAAGATCTTGCTCCAGGGCATGGAGAAGAGCCGCTTCCACAATGGCGGCCGGCTGCGCTTCGGTCCCGACGGCAAGCTGTACGCCTCGATGGGCGATGCCCAGAGCGGCAGCCGGGCGCAGGACAAGAACTCGCTCAACGGCAAGATCCTGCGTGTCAACCCCTACGGCACCATCCCGTCGGACAACCCCTTCGGCAACGCCGTCTGGTCGCTCGGCCACCGCAACCCGCAGGGCCTGGACTTCGACTCCCAGGGCCGCCTGTGGCAGGCGGAGTTCGGCAACAGCGTCATGGACGAGGTCAACCTGATCCAGAGGGGCGGCAACTACGGCTGGCCCAACTGTGAGGGCACCAACGGCAGTTGCTCCGGCTACATCCCGCCCAAGAAGACCTGGCCCACGTCCTCGGCCTCTCCCAGCGGCCTGACCGGCATCAACGACTACGTCTTCGTCGCCACCACCGTCGGTGAGCGCGTCTACCGGCTGCGCATCGACGCGAACTCGAACCTGGTGGACCAGAAGACGTACTTCCAGGGGACCTACGACCGGCTGCGCACCGTCGAGGTCGACCACGACGGAGACATCTGGCTCACCACGTCGACCGACAGGGACGGCACGGCGGGCAACGACCGCGTCCTGCTGATCGACATCGTGTACTCGGGCGGCAATCCACAGCCGGGTGAGTTCAAGCTGACCAGCAGCGCATTCAACGACAACGCCACCATCCCGGCGAAGTACACCTGCGTCGGGGACGGCACGGCGGGCCAGGATCCTTCGCCGCCGCCGGCCTGGGGCGCGGGAAGCTCCGGGGCGAAGAGCTACGCCGTCGTCTTCGCCGACGTCGCAGGCAGTGGCAACAAGCTGCACTGGGCGATCTGGGACATCCCGGCGGCCAGGCCCTCCCTCCCCGAGGGTCTCGGATCGGGCTTCGACGTCCCCGGCCAGGGCGGTGCCAAGCAGAAGGCCATGGGCAGCGGGGCGAACGCGCAGAAGTTCTTCGGGCCGTGTCCCGGAGGCTCGACGCACCCGTACACCTTCACGCTGTACGCGGTGAACGCGACAACCGTGCCGGGCATCGGCTCGGGCTCGTCGACGGCCCAGATCGAAACGGCGATCAAGAACGCGAGTACCGCGAATGTGAAGCTCCGCGGCAACTCCAACGCGGGCACCTGA
- a CDS encoding RidA family protein codes for MSGAVEAKLAELGLTLPEVVPPLAAYQPAVRSGAYVYTAGQLPMVEGKLPITGKVGAEVTAEEAKELARTCGLNALAAVKSVVGDLDRIARVVKVVGFVASAADFTGQPAVLNGTSELLGAVFGDKGVHARSAVGVAVLPLDAPVEVEIQVELVQD; via the coding sequence GTGAGCGGCGCCGTCGAGGCGAAGCTCGCCGAACTCGGGCTGACGCTGCCGGAGGTCGTGCCGCCGCTGGCCGCGTACCAGCCGGCTGTGAGGTCGGGTGCGTACGTCTACACCGCGGGCCAGCTCCCGATGGTGGAAGGAAAGCTTCCGATCACCGGCAAGGTGGGCGCCGAGGTCACCGCCGAGGAGGCCAAGGAGCTTGCCCGTACCTGTGGGCTGAACGCGCTGGCCGCCGTGAAGTCGGTCGTCGGCGATCTGGACCGGATCGCCCGTGTCGTGAAGGTTGTCGGCTTTGTTGCGTCGGCCGCGGACTTCACCGGTCAGCCCGCTGTGCTCAACGGGACCAGCGAGCTTCTCGGTGCGGTGTTCGGCGACAAGGGTGTGCACGCGCGCAGCGCGGTGGGCGTCGCGGTGCTGCCGCTGGACGCTCCGGTCGAGGTCGAGATCCAGGTGGAGCTCGTCCAGGACTGA